From Miscanthus floridulus cultivar M001 chromosome 15, ASM1932011v1, whole genome shotgun sequence, the proteins below share one genomic window:
- the LOC136508857 gene encoding protein LURP-one-related 5-like: MSTRIHPSSSDAAGRARRRAAAAAAAERERRSAVYTVWKRSSMGFQGTDGFCVYDDAGRLAFRVDNYSRRQKLCAGELLLMDGQGTPLLSLRPQLLSLHDRWNCYTATEDADVDKKASSTSPAQQQVFTMSRCSALRSSSDNAEVHMSSSGAGSAAAASSSSSTLSCKQPQAVATVPGYRVEGSFSRRSCEIRHGSDGREAARITRKSAGVASRPVAMLGDDVFSLVVQPGVAVATVMAIVVVMDRICRRPYTPMVCSSR, translated from the exons ATGAGTACACGGATACACCCTTCGTCTTCGGACGCCGCCGGCCGTGCCCGTCgtcgggctgcggcggcggcggcggcggaacgGGAACGCCGGTCGGCGGTGTACACGGTGTGGAAGAGGTCCAGCATGGGCTTCCAGGGCACCGACGGCTTCTGCGTCTACGACGACGCCGGCAGGCTAGCGTTCCGCGTCGACAACTATTCCCGCCGCCAGAAGCTCTGCGCCGGCGAGCTCCTGCTCATGGATGGCCAGGGCACGCCTCTCCTCTCCCTCAGGCCACAG CTTCTCAGCCTGCACGACCGATGGAACTGCTACACGGCAACGGAAGACGCCGACGTCGACAAGAAGGCGTCTTCCACGTCGCCGGCGCAGCAGCAAGTCTTCACGATGAGCAGGTGCTCAGCTCTGCGTAGCAGCAGCGACAACGCAGAGGTCCACATGTCATCCTCAGGAGCtggctctgctgctgctgcgtcatcgtcgtcgtcgacccTCAGCTGCAAGCAACCGCAGGCCGTGGCCACCGTTCCAGGCTACCGAGTGGAGGGCTCCTTCTCGAGGCGGAGCTGCGAGATCCGGCATGGCAGCGACGGCAGGGAGGCGGCACGGATAACAAGGAAGAGCGCCGGCGTGGCGTCCAGGCCGGTGGCCATGCTCGGGGATGACGTGTTCAGCCTCGTCGTCCAGCCGGGCGTCGCCGTGGCCACAGTCATGGCGATCGTCGTCGTCATGGACAGGATCTGTCGCAGGCCGTACACGCCCATGGTGTGCTCTTCACGGTAG
- the LOC136508858 gene encoding bifunctional bis(5'-adenosyl)-triphosphatase/adenylylsulfatase FHIT-like, whose amino-acid sequence MLRWRAVLLLSLPLPPPPRLLRRLSHPRALSSSSSSSSPLPPPGMEASYKFGPYKIDAREVFHATPLSYAMVNLRPLLPGHVLVCPKREVKRFADLSSEEISDLWVTAKEVGARLEQYHKASSLTFAIQDGPQAGQTVAHVHIHLIPRKKGDFEKNDEIYDAIDVKEKELKEKLDLDIERKDRTMDEMAQEANEYRALFS is encoded by the exons ATGCTGCGCTGGCGTGCCGTCCTGCTCCTCTCACTCCCACTCCCTCCGCCGCCTCGCTTGCTTCGCCGCCTGTCGCACCCGCGCGCcctctcgtcctcgtcctcgtcctcttcCCCGCTCCCGCCGCCGGGGATGGAGGCTTCCTACAAGTTCGGGCCCTACAAGATCGACGCCAGGGAGGTCTTCCACGCCACGCCCCTCTCCTACGCCATGGTGAATCTCCGCCCGCTGCTCCCGGGT CATGTTCTTGTGTGCCCCAAGCGTGAAGTGAAAAGATTCGCTGATCTAAGCTCTGAGGAGATTAGTGACTTATGGGTTACTGCAAAGGAAGTTGGTGCACGTCTTGAGCAGTACCATAAGGCATCGTCACTTACCTTTGCTATTCAG GATGGTCCTCAAGCTGGCCAAACAGTTGCACATGTCCACATTCACCTCATCCCGAGGAAGAAAGGGGATTTTGAGAAAAATGATGAAATATATGACGCG ATTGATGTGAAAGAGAAAGAACTGAAGGAGAAGCTTGATCTGGACATTGAGAGGAAAGATAGAACCATGGATGAAATGGCTCAGGAGGCCAATGAGTACCGTGCTCTTTTCTCCTAG